In Astyanax mexicanus isolate ESR-SI-001 chromosome 24, AstMex3_surface, whole genome shotgun sequence, the genomic stretch TTGTCAGCTTCATCGATAGTCATAGGGGATGGAGAATTCTGTAACTCAATGGGCTTGGTTTGTGGCTCGGGTTCTGGTTCACAGCTCATTTGTGTGTCGTTGGTCTGCAGATCACTATTGGAGAGCTGCTCAGCATCTCTATCAGGAATTGTTTCCATTTCTTTAGTTGGGTTAACTTTCATCTCATTCACTGAAGGCTTTATCTCCTGGCATTCTGAGCCAACTGTCTCAGATGTTTCTTGAGGCGGTGGAAGAGTTGCAAAGACCTGTTCAGGctgcttttcttcttcttttatagGTAGATCAAGCTGCTTAGGTGAAGGAGTCTCAACATTAGCAGCCTCTTGTTTTGGTGACATCTCTTTAGTTGTCAAGACTGGTGGGGAAATTGGAGTTTCGTGGGCAGGGTTTACATTGATCGCTTGGACAGGACTTGTTTGCGGAGGCTGTACAGGGGTGATGGGTTTAATTTCAGTTTGCTGTATGATAGGTTCAGTAGTACTGCGTTGTTGGACTGGTTCCTCTTCCTCAGATTTACTGTTAATTTTTACATCTACAATTTCTTCCTTCTTTGACTCTTGCTGAGCCTGGTCCTTCAACTTCTGTTGCTGTAGCCTTGTTAATTCCATAAAGCGGTCATGGAAAAGAACCATTGGTTCTGAATCAGGTTGAACCTCAGTTTGGCCTTGCTGGGCAGGACAGCCATGTTCAGAATCTTCATGCTTTCGTTCAAGATGCTGGAGTCGCCTTGAGTCTTGCTCAAAGATCGAACTGTGCAGAAAGCGAGAAGCAAAAAGCTCTCGTCGTTCATGTTCTTCTGGCTTAGGATCTTCCTTTCTGTCATCGATTTTATCCTCAGATTCACTTcgaattttcttcttcttcatgtaCCACGAAGGTGTTGGTCGCGGTGTTGACTCTACCTTTTCTGTATCCTTTCTGCTACGGAAACTAGCAAAATGAGAGTCACCATCCAGGAAAGACCAATTGTCTTCCCTTGAGGAGGACAAAGATTTTGCACGTTCCAACAAAGCTTTAGTATCAGGAGTGATAGTTTGATCAAGAGCAAAGGAATAAAATCTATTTCTCTCCAGTGAGGTGGTAAGCTTAGATTCTGGTATTCTGTCCCCACGATGCCGTTCAGGGAAGGACATAGAGGTAGAGGGCATTGGAGAATTTGGTTTGTGTTCTCGATCTTCCTCAGAGTCTGAGCGAACCTCACCAGGCTCCAAATCAGGCCAAAGTCCATAATCCAAATACTTCCGATTTAAACGTCTTTTCTCTGAATTCCTTGAAAAGTCAGGAAACAAGTCATGTTTTAAACGACTCTCCCAGCGTCTTTGCTGTTCATCCAATAGTGGGGTGCTTTGCTTAGACACCTGAGATGCCTGCATCCGTTTAACTGGAAGGTCCAGGtctgggtgagcattatcctctGTCTTGGGAAGTTCTTTTGCTTCTTTAACATTAATTAGATGAACATCTGTATACTCTTCCTCTGCATGATGAGGGCCATGCTGAAACCTTGGAGAATGTGTGTTGTTCCATTCGGCGTCTTCACTTTTTGGACGAGATGTTCTGTATACACGTTCTCTCTTGGTAGTCATATCCATGTCAAAATGCTCTGGTTTCTTGGCCTTACTTGATGGAGAAGTATCTGTTACATCCTGAGGTGGCTTACCTACTTCATGCACCAGGCTACGGTGTTCAAAGTCTTCTGTTTCCAAACACTGAGTAGAATCTGTTTTTCCTGGTTTATCAGGCTCTTGCAGCTGCTGACGAAGTTTTCGGTTTTGCTCCATCTGCTTGCGATAACTCTGAGAAAGATCAATGTCCAGGTACTCGTCCCTAACTTTGTCCTTTTCCGGGGTTCCATCTTTGGAGAATCTTCTAGAAATACCTGGCTGAGATTTTGAGTCTAAAGACTCCAAGATAGGATCAGAATGCTCTGCTAGCCGTACAGATGAACTCTGAGACTCGCCTCTAGTACTAGGGTCCAACTCTTCCCTTTGACTAAAGTGAGAAGATATCCTTTCAGATTTGGACTTGTGTTCCCTCTTGTGTGCATCTTTTTCTACGATTTTTGCATCAATTTCTGTTTCCTTTGCAAGAGAAGAATTTGCTCCAAAGTCTGCAGACTGACTAACCCCAGCACTTTCATCTTCAAGACGACCTCTTTTCTGCCTTATGGCTTTGCAACTGGGGTCTCCAAAACGTCTTTTGCGTGCGGCAAGCCTGTCAGAATCCACAAGAGTCTCTTTTCCCTCATTTCCAAGGTCAGATTTTTGGTGCTTCTTTGATCTTCCTTTGCTATCCCGGTCCACTGACTCACTTTTACCTTGGTCAAGCCTTTCTCCTTTTTGTGGCTCAAGACGGGACAAAGGATCAGCAGGGGAGGGTTCATTTTCACCTTTGTGTCTCTGTCTTTCTGAGCCATCAGAGTCTGGGACCTTTATTTTTCCAGAGTTAGAATCCAAACTGGGCTCCCTGTCTGCTTCAGAACGAGGTATGCTAGGAGACTGCACTTTTCCCCTTCTTGACTTTATCTTCTCTCCCTTCTCTCGGTCAGTTTTCTCCTTTCTCCTGCTACGTTTGCTCTTCTCTGCCCCACTTACACGGTCTGCCTCAGCCTGCTGCTCCATTTCTCTCTCCAGACTCTCTGGCTTGAAATCCACAGGAGACTTTTCTGTTTTTTCAAACTGAGATTGAGGAGGCGATAAGGAGCTGCAGCTTCCACTTCTCTCAGACGAGTGCCTGAACACACGCCTCTCTGCATCTCTTGAAACACGTTCAGATGGTGACGGGGAAGCAGAAGGTGAAACAGGGCGGCGCTGATGGGACGGGCTCCATCTGCCACGGTCGGCTTCAAAACGTTCCCGTTCTCGCTCCCGTTCTCGCTGAATGTAGCTATACTTTCTGATGTCCTGTTCAAAAGGGTCCCGATAATCTCTGTATTCCCGAGGGTCTTCATGATAGCGTGGATCATAATGTTCACCCTGGTAATGCTCCAATTCTGTGTAACGTTCACGACTGCGAGCAGGGTATTCTCGTCGAGGGTCTTCAGTATAAATCCCAGGTGTCCGAACATTCTCATAGTAAGCTCTTTCTGCTGGAAATTCGTGATACGGAGGTCTTCGTTCCTCTCTGATAAATGAAAGGAGATAATAGATCAATCAAACACCTTGCCAACACTGAGATAGATATTATAACACTGTAATCTCACAGAACTTTGAGAAAAGTTTACCTTCTTTCTGCAGGGAGTTCATAAAAGTCACGAATATCCTGTCCTGACGCCTGCATAGAGCGATAGAATGCCATTTGGCTTTCCTGACTGGCAAAATCAACCTACACAAAAAGCAAATACCAAAACCATAAGAAATCACTGATATTTTCATTTACCGAAGCAACTAAAGCATGGTTACAAAATTTAGAAGACCCCAATACTACCTTAATTTTATTGCCTCCAATCTTCCATCCTTTGGTCTCTCTTACAGCAGCTTGAGCAAAATCTGTGTTGTTGTACAAGACAAGTGCCATTCCCTTCATTCTGTCAAACACAACCTGTAAAATTGATAATAGAACATTTAGTgaataacatttaatatatatctaAATTTATGCAACCTTATATGCATCAGGATCAGCATTTTTACCTTGACCACATGTCCATAGCGACAGAAATGTCGTGTTAGATACTGCTCTGTGATGTTAGAGGACAGTCCATCTAACCATACGCAAGTTGTAGGCATACTTTTCCCAAAACcaagctgaaaaaaatatatatatactgtgtcaACGAAATTATTAGGCAAATAGCACCATCTTTCCAACAAAAAATAAGCTTGTTAGAAAGTGCTATGTATCTTATATTGTATGATGTTTCCTTATCGTGGCAGTGATGCGTATCATGACACGATAAACGTAAAATACCTTAAGTCTGTTGGCTCCCAGGTACTCCCCATCCATTTTCTTGATGGCTTTACACACACTGGCAATATCGGAGTATTGCACAAAGGCATACTGAGGAATACCATTGACCCTTTTAATATCAATATCCTGAAAACAGAGAGGTATTATTTAAGAAGGCCTGCTTACAAAAAACAGTGGATTTTTCATCAAAAGCAGAAATGCAAtggaaaaaatgtatttgaagaataaaaaaaacgatTAAAACCTTTACCACTATCTCGCCAAAGCGCTGAAATACATCAAGCAGCTGCTGGTAATTAGTTGTCTTCTCCAAATTTCCAATGAACAACGTTCGAGTAGCCTTTGGATGGAACTCATCTATCCGCCCATCCAAGGGACGAAACTCATTTTCGCTTTCTGTCTCTGTTAGAGATAAAACATACGTTAACAAAGCAGAAACAGCAATTAACTGTAGTCTACAGTAACCGCCCCGGCTCACAGAGTACTTACCAGGGCCGTTCCAAGCGGTCACCTCAATCAGCATACCAAAGAAGAGCTTTCCTTTAGATACACTAAGAGCTTTCTCCTGGTCCTCTTGTTGTCTGAAGAAGACTAATCCATAACGTTCCTCTGATGCACCATGTATCTGCACAGATGTCACTTTCCCATATTTCTTAAACTCGTGGAAAAGTCCATCTTTTAAGCTTGTGTCTAGAAACAACAGAGGAACATTTAAGACTAAGTTTCATTTACATTTAGAAACAACTAATGAAACCTTTAGTTAGGTAACCATGATACAACATAATTAGTAAACATAGTATTAGTACATTTATTACTTATTACCTGTGGATCGCACAGGAAGGTTCTGTACTCTGATGCCGAAGCTCCTACGAGGCTCCTCACAGTCCATAGACATTTGGGGGGGTGCAGGAGTAACATGAGTGGCTGCAGACTGAACAGAGCGTGCCCGAGAGCCCTCACTAGAACTGCTGTTTGAGTCACTGCTGCCAGAATTGGGAAAAAGAACAAAATCTccttagaataaaacaaacaaggtGCAGCGAAACACAACAAAGGACTAATCTGAGAACACTTGTGAAATTGCGAcgacctgaaaaaaaaatgagttaatttCTTGATGCATTTAGTCGGCAGACACTAGAGATTACTGTGTGGCCCACCACTTAGTTTTATATAAATGGTTGGATTTTTTTTGGATGTGGACAATTCTGAATAGATTACAAAAATCTATTTCAGACCTGACATAGAGCCTTTTTATATTTAACCTCCCAGTTAAACTCAGCACAGTACAATAGTCTCATTTGAGATGCAGCAAAACTGCCCCAAGAAAacgaaaaatacataaaacaatacTTTACTGATTTTGAACCTAATCATAAAGTGCTTAGatattcccacccctaatagctGGAGAACTGCATTATGGACTTCCTCCATTCTATgactttttttaaagcaacagtagttctttttttaaaaaaaaatccttaagatTTTAACTCTACCTGCCACTGCCGGTGCTGCCGGTGCTGCTGACTGAGTCCGAGCTAGATGATCGAGTTCGGGACCTTGAGCGCGGACCTCGGCCTGGAGAGGCTGCTGCTCTTTTGGGAGAGCTGGGGGCTTTGGGAGTCTGTCCGGTGGACCGCTGTGGAGAAGGATGTCGTGACTGAGAAGAGTGAGAAGACCGGCTGCGGCGATGGTGGTAAGTCCGATCGACGCGCCGCCCCCTGTCGTCGCGGTAAGGGTCCCTGCGTGTAGAGCTGGACAAGGTGAAGGGGTCGCGGATTCGGGATTCAAAATGAGGTTCTGGGGTCTCAAATCCCCCACTAATTGCACTAACTGCTGGGCTGGTGGCGACCCCAGAGGCAAACATGGTGCGGTCACGGTAATAGTCTGTGTTGTAGTGCCGCGGCCTATCGAAAGTGCCACTGCGTTCATGGTGTCCATAAGGACTGTGCTCGTACGTTCTGTCCCGACTGTCTGAGCTGCTGTAAGAATGAGAGAAAAGAGATGGAAAAGAAGAGAAATATTCAGAAATCAGCTCACATTGAAGTAAATCATAGATCCATGCAAACAAATACAATACTGTGTAAAAGTCTGACATTCCAgattagtttaaaatgattcatccTGGCAGTAAATAGGTTTCTGGTATGAAAGCAACTAAGCAAGTAATTTAATTGTTACTACATTCTCAGTCCATTTTAGCAGCCCTATCCCCTACAGTCCATtggtttctctgcatactttgttatcctcctttcaccatgTTTTTCAATGATCAGAACTAACAAACTGGGCCTCCACAGACAGCctgctattatttgggtggtgggatgTTCTCAGCACTATAGTGACAgtgattggcatggtggtggcATGTTAATGTTCCTGTTGCACTGGAACAAGTAGATCAGATGTAGCAGTGCTGGTGGAGTTATTAAACCCTTCTAATCATGGGTGCACCCACAGTCATTTGATAAAAGACCTGAAGCTAGATGTAAAAGCCACTGTATCTCTGACCAAGAGAACAAAGAAaagcaagctaaaaaaaaaaaaaaaaaaaggaaacacttacacagaaacagatttttttattttgcttgtgCTTGCGTGCGCACAGGGAGAACATCACTGCTTGACACAAAATAGTCCATCCACCAAATAAATCTGGGGTAGAGGATGGCCAACACAAACTGTTCAAAAGCTGATCTACAAGGAGATAATAGATAGGACTGTCTAATACAGTggacactgtttaaaaactccagcagcactgctgtgcctgatccatTGTCCTAaaattttgcttttttgtcattaaGTTTGATCTATTTCATTGCAGATGCCAATATATCTCATCTTTTGTCTGTCGGATTTTTAGACAAACAATTAAGAGATAAGGTAATGAggcaaataaatgaaataaaaacagaatgaggGGCTACATTCACAAATGCCATTTAAAATGGTtcctaaggtgctgctaggtgttTCTtgaggtgtttctatggtatctgtgctggttgctatggcgttgctaaGGAAATAACTGGTTGCttagaaaaaaaaggtttgaaaatgtTCTAACTAATTAATCGAGACAgcacatctttacatatagaagttgccagagggaatctcagtagaaaGGCTTGTGCTCTTGTGGggcagtgatttacatattttacacttttttcttaGCTTAAATATACAGTGGCTATTTTTGCAACATGTTGTATATAAAATCTTctgtaagtgtaaaaaaaaaaaaagaaaaaagaaaaagaaaacacacacctGCCCTCATCATGTACCAAATGTATATAAACGAAAGCATATTTATGTCcgtttcatgtctttttttttttttaattacgtcAAAAAACAAGATTTAAATTTTCTgcaatattgtccagccctagtcTAAACCTTAAATCAATTTCCAATAATGTTTAACTAAATACAATCAATATTGCTATATAATAAATAGCTATAaagctttaaatgtaaaaatatatacatattctcATGCTGTCTACGACTTTTACACAGTATCAAAAGTTTCACTCCACTGTCTTTTAAGGGCCACTGATGCATCCAATACTCTGGAGTGTTCAGAAGCATAGCTGTTtcacacagcaaaaacaaaaagctgTATAAATTTTCCCCTGCTGTGTGCGTTTGCTAcccaacataatttttttaatgttctataCCAATAAAGTTTCTTAAGGctgtaaatataatttttagATTTGTTAGATTTACATTTAACATGTTACAAAAGGAAAATATACACATAAAATGAGTTTGTCCAATCTGTTCAATTCAAAAAACAGGCTGGAATTTTGCTCTAAAAGGGACCGAAgttattatttatgtttgtttcttgtagagtatttgtttttttattttatttaaattaaacaaatgtgTAATTTCAAAAGACTAGATAGAATACACTGAAACATCACATGCCCAAAGTTGTTATACACAATTTAGGTATGAAAATCTACAATCCAATCAATCTTAAATATTGTTTCAAAGCTATATATAAAATAGCACAATACTTAATTCTACCGCAGATTGGAGAGTATGTTTGTAATTTATCTAACACCATATTATTCTGACAATGATCTGTaactgtttatatataaaaaaaatccagcctaATCAAATCTAAAACTAGGGGCGGGAGAATATATTGATATGGTAATTAATTGTACCGTAGCGATATGTGGCGTCacatctgtatttttttattgaattaattcTAAACTTCAGTCATTCTAAACTTCCCCAAATCCGACTTACTAAATGTCATGAAATATCATAGAAATTAATCTTTTGTTATGTACAGTATCACAGACTTAAAAGTATTGTAATATAATTACTGTGGGCAGTGTATCGTGATATTGAATCCTGAGATGCCCAAAAAATctaaaactgccaaaaaaaattatttggtttattactattgaagattttttttaaatcatgtctAAATCCTGAACTCTGAGACTACATTTTGCTGTGTTGTCGGTTTGGCAGCTGAAACTGACAGAACATCCAGCTCTTTCTGAAAGCCTATCACTTCACATTAATCACTACTAAAGCCAAGACTTCAATAAGTGCTGCACGGAACATACTTACAAATACGTTTCGCCCAGCCTTTCAAAAAAAACATCTAGTCATTGCTCATTTCTAAAACTGTCCATACAAATAGTATTCACATACTGTCCTATACAGTAATGTTACATGCTACAATAACTGAATCCACTAAATACTGTacaaatacttattttatttaagccTAGTCACTTTAAATCAGCCTAGATACTAGTTTAACTGTTTACAGCCCAGTACAATATGAGTGAACAAGTTTTTAAACTTATGTTTTGCTTAGAGAAACGTATTTTCAGCTTTATGGAGAAATCCTTCTTCACCACACATATATTGGTAAATATAAGTAAACTAAAATATATCTCCTTCTGTGTGAGAGAAATGGTGGCGTGTTCATGGTGACATTTTTTGCTGTAGTATCGAACTTGATAAACAATCATTTGGATTTTTAGTGATAACTATAATGACTATCAAATGGCTGGTATAACACTCTTACTCTACAGCAATAAACAATCAAAATTATAGTGAacctgtaataataaataattatacaaaattaGTATAATTAACAGTATAACTTatagtttattttgtattgtaGCTCTGCAAATTTGCAGGcatattttgtttcttctttAGACTATAGACATTATATAACTGTTATATAACAGTAccataaaaatatcataaaaataccTTCAAGTGTTATGTTTTATATCTGCGAATAGAATGTTCACAATACCTTATtgtgaaaaaaactaaaagacaAGAAAATAAATCTAGGAATAGCAAGAATTGACATTCAGAAGGACAAAAGCAGGGATAAGACAGAGAAAGTgaaacacagaaagaaagaaaaaagaaagaaaaaggggtTAATAAGCCAAACTACCAGCTCAGAAAGAACGTGAGTCTTTCTGTCTAAAGATTGAGTTTATATTTCTAAAAGCTCAAAGGTTAgtggaaaaaaagaggaaagagaCAAGGTGCATATCTGGGTTAGATAAAGAAAGCGCAAAAAGGAGTACAAGGCAGGGCAATACCAACCTTTTCAGAGAAGCAAATGAACCTACATATTCCGAATACAATATTGGCGGGCAAATGTGTGAGCCAAAAGATACTGGGGCGAAAAAAGTGGCATTTTCAGCAACATCACGATAAAAATATCCTTCGAGACGTTCAAGAGAGTATCCAAAACTGTTATTCATGGAGAATTTAGAAGAGAGTTCTTGAAAGTTGGCAAAAATATATTCCTAACTCATTTTActacatcttaaaaaaatatcCTTTTCTTCATAGTCACCTAATAGgacaggaaaaaatataaaagtaaaatataaaaatccttCCATAGGGCACTGAAATACATCCATTTTTACAGGTACTGAGGAGTAATCCCAACATCAGTTTCAGGGCAGGACACGAAGGAAAAAAACTTGCTTCACGTTCAGCTTCTTAAACTGACAAAAACAggattgtttttaaaaatgtaatcccAGTCTGTGGTAGCAGCACACTCCCATCAAATGGTACACGTTAATCAGACTTTGGGATATTCCGTCAACCTGGTTTGTGAAATACCTTCCATAAAATCTGGAGATACTGTTGCTTATAGTCCAGTTTAAATTGACTGACAGGTACATCCACATTAGGGCTTGTTAATCCAGCAGCTTTGGCTTGCACTCGTATATCCCAAAATACTGTTAGATCCAACAGAAATGTTCTTCGTCTATCCAACTGAGAGGTCTTCTACTCTTCTGTCTTTGACTTCTCTTGGTAGGCTCCAAAATGATCCGACGTTTTCCCCTTTTGTCATCTTCTCCCCTTTTGTCCCAATTCTCGTCTTTAGTTTCCAGCCTGACCACGATTAGTGGTTGAAGGTGATGGGGAAATGAGGAGGCCCTGACGATTCGTTGGAGCAAACAAATACTCCACATTGACCCTGGAACAGCAAATCTCACCTTTTACAAGGAATGAGTTGACTTTACTTAAATCCAATGCCCTTTTCAAAAACTGATGGTTAGATTTGTCCTAAATCCATTGGTGTGGTAAACATCCAGGGTTGGCACAGCACCATGAAAGACAGAGTTAGCACAATGACCAGATGGAAGATGGAAAACAAACTGAGCAaggggaaaaaaatctgattcttGAGCAGATTTGAATGAAACTAGATTCATgtagtgaaaaaaaaaggaaaacaaaataaaaacaaacaaaaaacccaAACACATCACGCACGTACGTAATAAATCCGTCAATGGCATGGCAAATACTTCCAGACAGGTGATCCAAGGAAGTGCAGGTAATATCCGGCACTCGCGAAGGAGGGGAAAATGCCTAATATCCAAAACTCACCAGATACGTCCCCGCGATCATAATATCCAAACTCACCAGGATATTTTCCACAGGGGTAATATCCAGCTTGGAGGAAACACATGGCTCACACAGTAATCCCAAATACTGAAATCATCTCACCTTATATCCACACATTCTTAAATTGACAAGAGAGATAAGGGTTAATAATTCCATGAGCGTGAAGTCGAGCCTCAGAGAATGAAGAAGGGAGATCCCTAGATTACGCGTCATATCATTCTCTTTTGATTTTAACCCCCGAAAACCTTACCACCCATTGACAGTGGGGAAAAATGCTTTAATTTGACACCATAGTCCCCCTGCTGCTCAGAGGGAGACTGTGTCCACTTACCCGTCTAATCTGCGTTCATAGCGTCCCTCTCTGGTGTGGAGAGACACCGGGGGTCCGTACACAGGCCCCACGGTACCCCTCGAGAATCCTGCAACCTCCCTCCCATGACTGCTAGAGGGGGAGCTGTCGTCCAGTCCCCGCACAGCACTGGGGACCGAGCCAGGTTCATTGTAATCAGTGCGAAGGTCTCTGTCTCCCATTTTGTTGACTGCATTGTGAGCCTTCTGAGCACTTTTGATGTCGACGAAATCCACAAAGGCTGCGACACCGCCCTCCGAACCCCTCTTGCGGAGGACTTTGACACTCTCCACCCGGCCATACCTAGGGGCGAACatagagagaggaagtgagatcGCTTGCACAGTAAAAATATACAATCACAGTGACAACTATTGGCAACACTAATTATATATATCTCAGAATTGCCCATTTAGttgtattcatttaaacatgtacAAGGACAAATAAATTGTATAGAACAGCACTGCTCAGATTTTAATTGCAATTTAAACCCAAAATCCCACATCCTAAAGCTGGCATTTCTAGCCCCTCATCCATGTATACATAACCATTCAAGCTATTGTGCTATCCTAAACTGCCAAAAAAGCATGTTTTGTATTAGTTTCTGCTTGTTATTAAATGTACTGTACATCATGAGTTTTATCTGTATATTAACAAGATGGTATTTACTTGATTTATTTAATCATCTCTTCCCTGCCTAAATGAAGAACAAATAactattattatatcagtgaGGCTCAAAGTTCTCATCATTGGATCCCACTCAAACTCAAAAATCAATGGCTGTACTACTGCTCCCGCTGAGTTATTCAAAGCCTCCTGTTTCTAAATAAAACCAGTAAGATTTGATTGTtatctatttatatttattaaagccACGGGAGGGTGTTGTCTGAAGCATGGCGGACCTTCCAAAACATTAAGAAAGGAACATccttttcaataaatatttgatATTAAACTGCCTTTTCCTCCATATTGTCCAAGCATTTTCCAACCAATACTTTTTCAAATAAATAGCTAGCTATATTTATTCAGTAAATACATAGTCGATTTGACTAAATTTTATGGTATTGTGATGAATTTTACTTTTCATATCAACAAAGTTGAGGATTTGTAACAGTAAATTTCGTTGCAGAGAGCAtgaaaaaaatcctgtttaattaaTAAAGATGATGAcacaaaaatctattaaaaatcaATGCCCTGTGCATGAACGAGTACTTAACAAGAAACG encodes the following:
- the si:ch1073-335m2.2 gene encoding msx2-interacting protein isoform X1; its protein translation is MVRETRHLWVGNLPEHVREEKIVEHFKRYGRVESVKVLRKRGSEGGVAAFVDFVDIKSAQKAHNAVNKMGDRDLRTDYNEPGSVPSAVRGLDDSSPSSSHGREVAGFSRGTVGPVYGPPVSLHTREGRYERRLDGSSDSRDRTYEHSPYGHHERSGTFDRPRHYNTDYYRDRTMFASGVATSPAVSAISGGFETPEPHFESRIRDPFTLSSSTRRDPYRDDRGRRVDRTYHHRRSRSSHSSQSRHPSPQRSTGQTPKAPSSPKRAAASPGRGPRSRSRTRSSSSDSVSSTGSTGSGSSDSNSSSSEGSRARSVQSAATHVTPAPPQMSMDCEEPRRSFGIRVQNLPVRSTDTSLKDGLFHEFKKYGKVTSVQIHGASEERYGLVFFRQQEDQEKALSVSKGKLFFGMLIEVTAWNGPETESENEFRPLDGRIDEFHPKATRTLFIGNLEKTTNYQQLLDVFQRFGEIVVKDIDIKRVNGIPQYAFVQYSDIASVCKAIKKMDGEYLGANRLKLGFGKSMPTTCVWLDGLSSNITEQYLTRHFCRYGHVVKVVFDRMKGMALVLYNNTDFAQAAVRETKGWKIGGNKIKVDFASQESQMAFYRSMQASGQDIRDFYELPAERREERRPPYHEFPAERAYYENVRTPGIYTEDPRREYPARSRERYTELEHYQGEHYDPRYHEDPREYRDYRDPFEQDIRKYSYIQRERERERERFEADRGRWSPSHQRRPVSPSASPSPSERVSRDAERRVFRHSSERSGSCSSLSPPQSQFEKTEKSPVDFKPESLEREMEQQAEADRVSGAEKSKRSRRKEKTDREKGEKIKSRRGKVQSPSIPRSEADREPSLDSNSGKIKVPDSDGSERQRHKGENEPSPADPLSRLEPQKGERLDQGKSESVDRDSKGRSKKHQKSDLGNEGKETLVDSDRLAARKRRFGDPSCKAIRQKRGRLEDESAGVSQSADFGANSSLAKETEIDAKIVEKDAHKREHKSKSERISSHFSQREELDPSTRGESQSSSVRLAEHSDPILESLDSKSQPGISRRFSKDGTPEKDKVRDEYLDIDLSQSYRKQMEQNRKLRQQLQEPDKPGKTDSTQCLETEDFEHRSLVHEVGKPPQDVTDTSPSSKAKKPEHFDMDMTTKRERVYRTSRPKSEDAEWNNTHSPRFQHGPHHAEEEYTDVHLINVKEAKELPKTEDNAHPDLDLPVKRMQASQVSKQSTPLLDEQQRRWESRLKHDLFPDFSRNSEKRRLNRKYLDYGLWPDLEPGEVRSDSEEDREHKPNSPMPSTSMSFPERHRGDRIPESKLTTSLERNRFYSFALDQTITPDTKALLERAKSLSSSREDNWSFLDGDSHFASFRSRKDTEKVESTPRPTPSWYMKKKKIRSESEDKIDDRKEDPKPEEHERRELFASRFLHSSIFEQDSRRLQHLERKHEDSEHGCPAQQGQTEVQPDSEPMVLFHDRFMELTRLQQQKLKDQAQQESKKEEIVDVKINSKSEEEEPVQQRSTTEPIIQQTEIKPITPVQPPQTSPVQAINVNPAHETPISPPVLTTKEMSPKQEAANVETPSPKQLDLPIKEEEKQPEQVFATLPPPQETSETVGSECQEIKPSVNEMKVNPTKEMETIPDRDAEQLSNSDLQTNDTQMSCEPEPEPQTKPIELQNSPSPMTIDEADKLEKPEPVAKVTEPPVKEVEAKNADSHIAEEPTSPPPRSRNKKTKASPPTPVAPLISPSTPDKQSTRKSERIDKERHKRSSSPRGESSKATLDKPGKSPIHSPEPEQSVEQNAPPVRARRRNVRSVYATVVEGESAPQTGKDVESPRSARKRGTDKDSGQQQQPEPDNPTAPVISRRGRPPKSRRQGEEHPAGKSERTKMTETKEMDINEPGNNETVTKTGKGKHSQYGHKANQTASVSGQGKKGDKIDKVSETNSQKIEPFEMDTDGKNQHECDPSGKSDSKEERKPQISSEPKQEKEKVNQMEKGPESQEKPESIQEPSSLEKSGKTKATRLNRDSKLLTEDKSLGLKNLRISLDVTEVTVRLQTGENESGHEASSKKIVPVTSPKDLPLEPKLAKNEMNTKEEDGDTKEDSVTSGKVKDTSEALLSRQMELEQAVENIAKLTEDPTPLQFKSPTEIQPPLSELPEEPVHETEEEKPANPASETELAAAIDSITSEDVSCGLPQDPVMDTDPDIQTLVPEGKVAESNSGTVQEEPSTTGTPRKGKGRGKAQKRAKGPKANVNKKEANKELDAERPSVKPLDSIPEVQTVKESLPPATTVVITPSSKQDLSLTANVPEVPKATEVPPKEQADLPKPSGPLANKSPTSLKPLSNPYECTSPSLSPTSICLKPSQQRLPVSPTDRLNQPKETVVLSPSLTPSVQTENPKLHSDPSPHDANTSDLRKILTKPRSIPITDISPMLGSMHARENDPKGTPHESRHTSISAQPVVRPPASLPSPETKQVFSEKSVISVIASNATSVISRVCNPPESEEKLSIPMGKPFVEKQPPKQMYQPSMDDSNAHHGPTVGEEGGNAGRYIVESTSLSTGPTAGLRVNTSEGVVVLSHSGQKIEGRQRISAKISQIPPPSAVDIESQQLVSMPPLKQDLYSPSQPATPKGSLPASDSGHSMKSQPNVSSIKQESGLDKLDLYASLQSGVVKRLQQTSAPSQVMGFHHSEYGMVMKHPKKGEGNEPLNVDSVKPAWVSTISPAISPHLPSPAGNHVGFIPGTPTDRAPSHIQAKQEPRSPRKTGHPHSPFVPSPIGSSSPKAVSMVLPTGLSTMSQYVPSVHHSEQSVIMPPHSTHGNLGRMSPHRVGQTIPIGHLSQGEVRVNTPPISIMNFGIHSESLASAWPPGQQRPTSPQAVGNREMVLKVNPANTRGHEGGEEDARRFHPALGRPPAAQLKPESIPAEYRGPIHSGLPLDRFNMSPRDMRMLMHHQQGERPAAEIQHGHIAEAAPQTSTPTSITSSLSPRAHLLQKNVADKDPLKQSDLKRNTPPPGKDGMMGLRGAVPSMASPQRVQVIPSGAVPPFSEYSAMYTNLRTVHSQFPESSPLAIAQPPHNITPSQGIQETDHGQVQTEGKLEHVGHQQVNMVQLLTKYPIVWQGLLALKNDTAAVQLHFVCGNKSLGLRSLPVPETGAHLRIVQRMRLETPQLEGVARRMTGESDFCLLLAMPCGRDQEDVVNQTQALKSAFINYLKAKLAAGIINVPNPGSNQPAYVLQIFPPCEFSESHLSRLAPDLLSQISSISPHLMIVITSV